The Primulina huaijiensis isolate GDHJ02 chromosome 12, ASM1229523v2, whole genome shotgun sequence genome has a window encoding:
- the LOC140990527 gene encoding syntaxin-32-like — protein MPLKSGSASIRDRTQEFLGIAERVKKSFASPNGPSSSGSKTEEHRSATATQSEFNRRASKIGFGIHQTSQKLSKLAKLAKRTSVFDDPSMEIQEITAVIKQDITALNSAVVDLQLLSNSRNASGNISSDTTTHSTTVVDDLKNRLMSTTKEFKDVLTMRTENLKVHENRRQLFSSSASKNATNPFVRQRPLVMNSAASTSANPPLPWANGSQSSSQLFPKNQVDGDTRPLLQQQQNQQQQQMVPLQDSYMQSRAEALQNVESTIHELGNIFNQLATLVSQQGEIAIRIDENMDDTVANVEGAQGALLKYLNSISSNRWLMIKIFFVLIFFLMIFLFFVA, from the exons ATGCCGTTGAAGAGTGGGAGTGCGTCGATTAGGGATCGGACGCAGGAGTTTTTGGGGATCGCGGAGAGGGTAAAGAAGTCATTCGCGTCACCGAATGGGCCGAGCAGCAGTGGGTCGAAGACCGAGGAACATCGGTCTGCTACGGCTACGCAATCGGAATTCAATCGCAGAGCGTCGAAAATTGGGTTTGGAATCCATCAGACCTCACAGAAGCTATCGAAGCTGGCAAAAT TGGCAAAGAGAACCTCAGTTTTTGACGATCCCTCGATGGAGATCCAGGAGATAACTGCTGTTATTAAGCAAGACATTACAGCACTTAATTCTGCTGTAGTGGACCTCCAGCTTCTTAGTAATTCACGCAATGCAAGTGGGAATATATCCAGTGACACCACAACCCATTCTACCACAGTTGTTGATGATTTGAAAAATCGTTTAATGAGCACCACAAAGGAGTTCAAGGATGTTTTGACCATGCGTACAGAG AACTTGAAGGTTCATGAAAACAGAAGACAGTTGTTTTCTTCTTCTGCTTCCAAGAACGCCACGAACCCTTTTGTTCGCCAACGTCCTTTGGTCATGAACTCTGCTGCCAGTACCTCAGCTAACCCTCCTCTTCCATGGGCTAATGGGTCACAATCTTCATCTCAATTGTTCCCCAA aaaTCAAGTGGATGGGGACACTCGGCCACTACTGCAGCAGCAACAAAATCAACAGCAACAGCAGATGGTTCCATTACAAGACAGCTACATGCAAAGTAGAGCTGAGGCTCTTCAAAATGTGGAATCTACTATTCATGAGCTTGGCAATATCTTCAATCAGCTGGCTACTTTGGTTTCTCAGCAAGGAGAGATTGCTATCAG GATTGACGAAAACATGGATGATACTGTGGCCAACGTGGAGGGAGCTCAAGGAGCTCTGCTGAAGTATCTCAATAGCATCTCATCAAATAGGTGGCTGATGATCAAGATATTCTTTGTATTGATTTTCTTTCTCATGATATTCCTATTTTTTGTCGCGTGA
- the LOC140990301 gene encoding T-complex protein 1 subunit eta-like, giving the protein MAAMLQPQIILLKEGTDTSQGKPQLISNINACMAVADVVRTTLGPRGMDKLIHDEKGNTTISNDGATIMKLLDIVHPAAKILVDIAKSQDSEVGDGTTTVVLLAGEFMKEAKPFIEDGVHPQNLIRSYRSACHSAIEKIKELAVSIEGKSLIEKKGLLAKCAATTLSSKLIGGEKEFFASMVVDAVIAIGNDDRLSMIGIKKVPGGTMRDSFLVNGVAFKKTFSYAGFEQQPKKFLNPKILLLNIELELKSEKENAEIRLSDPLQYQSIVDAEWNIIYNKLDKCVESGAKIVLSRLAIGDLATQYFADRDIFCAGRVTEEDLLRVAAATGGTVQTTVNNIIDEVLGSCEVFEEKQVGNERFNIFSGCPSGQTATIVLRGGADQFIEEAERSLHDAIMIVRRAMRNSTVVAGGGAIDMEISRYLRQHARTIAGKSQLFINSYAKALEIIPRQLCDNAGFDATDVLNKLRQKHALPSDEGALYGVDINTGGIADSFANFVWEPAVVKINAINAATEAACLILSVDETVKNPKSESAQGDAAASAMGGRGRGGAAFRGRGRGMRRR; this is encoded by the exons ATGGCAGCCATGTTG CAACCTCAGATCATACTTCTGAAGGAAGGGACTGATACATCTCAGGGGAAGCCACAGTTAATAAGCAACATAAATGCTTGCATGGCCGTCGCTGATGTTGTGAGGACCACTCTTGGTCCAAGGGGCATGGACAAGTTGATCCACGATGAGAAGGGAAACACCACCATTTCAAATGACGGTGCCACTATAATGAAGCTTCTTGACATTGTACATCCTGCTGCCAAGATTCTTGTAGATATTGCCAAGTCTCAAGATTCCGAG GTTGGTGATGGAACCACGACTGTAGTTTTACTTGCTGGAGAGTTCATGAAGGAAGCCAAGCCATTTATCGAAGATGGAGTTCATCCTCAAAACCTTATTCGGAGTTACCGCTCAGCTTGCCATTCG GCCATTGAGAAGATCAAAGAATTGGCTGTTAGCATAGAGGGGAAAAGTTTAATAGAAAAGAAAGGTTTACTGGCTAAATGTGCTGCTACAACGCTATCTTCTAAGCTTATTGGTGGTGAAAAGGAGTTTTTTGCGTCCATGGTGGTAGATGCTGTCATTGCCATTGGAAATGATGATAGGCTCAGTATGATAGGAATTAAGAAG GTTCCTGGAGGTACAATGAGAGATTCTTTTCTTGTGAATGGTGTTGCCTTCAAAAAGACATTCTCATATGCTGGTTTTGAGCAGCAAccaaagaaatttttaaatccCAAGATACTTTTGTTAAACATAGAACTGGAGCTAAAATCAGAGAAAGAAAATGCAGAGATAAG GTTGTCAGATCCATTACAGTATCAGTCAATTGTAGACGCGGAGTGGAATATCATTTATAACAAATTGGACAAGTGCGTGGAGAGCGGAGCCAAAATTGTTTTGTCAAGGCTTGCTATTGGTGATCTGGCAACACAG TATTTTGCAGATCGTGATATATTTTGTGCTGGTCGTGTAACCGAAGAAGATTTGCTAAGGGTTGCTGCGGCCACTGGTGGCACTGTGCAGACAACTGTGAACAACATAATCGATGAG GTTCTGGGATCTTGTGAAGTATTTGAGGAGAAGCAAGTTGGGAATGAGCGATTCAACATCTTTAGTGGATGCCCATCTGGTCAGACTGCTACAATTGTTCTTCGTGGTGGAGCGGATCAG tTCATAGAGGAGGCCGAACGAAGTTTACATGATGCAATTATGATAGTTAGAAGGGCTATGAGAAACTCAACCGTAGTTGCTGGGGGTGGTGCTATTGAT ATGGAGATAAGCCGATACTTGAGACAGCATGCTCGCACAATTGCTGGGAAGTCCCAGCTATTTATCAACTCTTATGCAAAAGCTCTTGAG ATCATTCCACGCCAACTGTGTGATAATGCTGGTTTTGATGCGACCGATGTGTTGAACAAACTGAGACAAAAACACGCCTTACCATCTG ATGAAGGTGCACTGTATGGTGTGGACATCAATACTGGAGGAATTGCTGATTCATTTGCCAACTTTGTGTGGGAGCCTGCAGTTGTGAAG ATAAATGCGATAAATGCAGCCACTGAAGCAGCGTGCTTGATCTTAAGTGTTGACGAGACTGTGAAAAACCCCAAG